CGTCCGGATCACTGAGCCGAATATAAGCTAATCCTCGTCCGATACCATCTTCATTCAATGAGGCATTGAATTCATCTGCAGTTACAACTCTTCTCTGCTCATTCAAGCAAAGCACATGTCCACTTTCAATGAAAGGCTTATAAGCTTCACAAAGAGAAGCTACAACCGAGTACCCAAATGCGCATCGGAAGGACTTCAAATTGAGTCCAGCCGCAGTTCTAAGAGAGAGCATCACAATATCTGATGCCAAGTCTCCAACATTTATATTAGTGTTCCCGGTGTAATCGACCATGCCATTCTCCAAACTCCGTACAAAATTGATGTACCCTCCCATTTTCTTCGGTCTTGAAAACCTCATTCCACGTACATAACTAGCAGACCCTAGGCCAAAACCATAAAATGGTTTGTTTTTCCAGTATGTAAAATTGTGCTTGCATTCAAATCCGTCTTGGCAATAACTGCTGATTTCGTAATGGTTATATCCGGCAGCTGAAAGCATTCTCGACGCCATTCTATAAAAATCGGCAGACTGCACATCAGTAGGTAAAGGAAACTCCCCTGGTGTGTACCTACAAAGGATTCAAATATTCACTTTTCAATCCAGAGTAAAGATAAACACCGTTCCcaactctttatttttcttaaagtattCATATTTAACACATTTTTCAATCGCGTGAATCAACTCGTTTTTGATCGGTACCTGACCAGTCCGATCCGATTCGGAAAATAATAGATATATcctaaaaaaatctaaatacatgaaaaagAGTTTGAATGAATATCCGAGTAACATAATTAAAAGCTACAGATTTTCCAAATAAACATAGTAATACTTACAATGTTCCAAATTTGGTGCCTTGTTCAACTTGCAAATCATAAACGGAGACGTGATTTGGCTGAGCTTCGATGGTCAACTTTAAGCTTTCCTCCCACATTTGTGGAGCTTGATTAGGCAGAGAAGAGATTAGATCCAAACTCCAATTCTCAACCCCACACGATTTCATTATCTCAATGGCCTCATTCACCTCGTCAACTCCATGAGCTCTCCCGCAAGCCTTCAACAACTGTTCTTGAAACGCTTGAACTCCCAACGAAACTCGATTCACACCCAACTCCATAAACTCCTCCATTTTCTTAACATCAAATGTTCCAGGATCCATTTCCATTGATATCTCGGCATCCGAAGTCACCCCAAATTTCCCTTTCAACAAATCAAGAATCGATGAAACCAGCCTCGGTGGCACGAGAGACGGTGTTCCTCCGCCGAAGAAGACGGTTTCGAGTGGTGAGTGAGACTCGAAACTCACTCTGGAAGCATTGATTTCTCGGCATAGTAATTGGATGTAGTTCGATATACGGGGATCGTCTTCGTTGTCGTTGGTTTGGGCCGGTGAGTTAGAACCGAGAGCGACGACTGGGAAGTCGCAGTAGTGGCAGCGTTTTCGACAGAAAGGGAGGTGAATGTAAACTGACGTTGGAGGGAGTTGAGGGGTTGTGAAGATGTTGGGTGCGGCATTTTGTCGAACAGTTTGAATGGGATTAAAATTACAGGAAATTGCACGACACAATAGTTTCCGATACCTGGGTTTGGCCGGAAAAGTCGAGAAAATCGGAGTAAGGATTGATTTCAGCATTACTTGATGAACAGAACTTAGCTTATCGCATTAAAAGATTGGCGGTAAAATGATGAGAAATCCTACTAAAACACCCGGGTATAATGAATGGTAGATAATGTATAGTCCAAGGGAATACGGGCCGGGCCGACAGAGATTGTTATGAATTTAATTCGAGTTAATTGATCtgaatttatatttaacccccgtaatttgattaatttttaaatactatattttaattatagtaattaatataaagtgatatctcttattttaattattgaataattaaaacatattaacttgtcaattgaaatattataataaaaaatttaaataataattaaaacattttaacatattcaacatGCAATATAACACACTTTAAGTAATTAAtgcaaattaatattatttaaaataataaaatattatcataattaattttaatataaattaagtgataattaatatgtttagaATTCTATTCAAGcaataactctattttacataaataaaattaacacaatttatcaacaaaatttaactaataattgaaaattataattataagtgTTACaagtttttccatttattttgtgcttagatttttattcaaataataattctattaaaaattataataactttttaaattaataattataatttaaattataactataattatttttaaatgtataattatcatagattctattttatttcaacttttaattaataattttaaattaaatgatataattattttaaatgaaaatttaataatatgataaaaataaaggatattctcgttagtttaataaattttcaaaattcatatttttatatatattaaatattatattgtatGGATTATAGAttgttaatcaaaatttatattatttaaaataataaattaaattccaatttaatacgattttaataaaatcttcgAGCAAAATTCTGCCAAGCTTATATTGTTCTTGCTATTTGAGTTTATCCTTTCCTATATGAGTTTATCCGagatataagttttaaaatttttgaattttttaatctGGTTTATATTTGCAATTAACtaattcaagtttgattacatcaattcatatattgttttttaatttgtattcaaaatatactttttattaattatatattttaaaattttaaacataaatgatatattatttttaatatttatattatagtatgataaatttattttttatatgatataaattacatactttataaaataaaaattaacatattatataattagaaaataaattgagCTGCAATTGAGCCTTGAATATTTAGAGCTTGAAAATTGTTTACGATGAGAAGAGGTCAActatttctaaagaaatttttaaattgtcaTTTGAAATCGGTGGATTTCTCAATGAGTTAGTTTTGTCTTTTAACTTTGTATTGAGCTAAAAATACCTAGGGCTACCTAAAAAGGTGGTTGgttcaacaaaataaaagacTCGCTCAGATCAAAATGTGTGTGGCACATGACCGCCTACCATAAAAATGTGAGCATCTTTGTTTTGTAAAGTTTAAACCTTTAACTTAAAGTTTATAGGTCATAAACATAGGAATATGGTACCACTTAAATTTAGTTAGACCACTTAAATATTAGTCAATGTTCAAATATTACCAGATATTTTACTGTCTCtattttaaatggaaatatatttttttaaactcatttttatcTCTAATATTTGTATTCCAATTTTGTCAACTATTAAATGAGCCAATGGACTTTTATGAGTAACTCATTCCTTAAGCATGCTTTCGATAAGGCTAAATGAATGACATGAGTTAGCTAGTTTGTTCTACTTGACGAGTCAAATTTGTATCGGATAAAGCTTGGGTAACGACATATGTATTATTTGGCTTTGATgtttaaagggtaaattacaccgttaatcattttaaaataaggttGTTTCTATTGTGgtcactttatttatttttatcaatttagtcatattctcaaaatggtcactaaataaaatcattcaattatttgataatttatcttaatcgcaaatattaaatatgttaagttaaattatgttatttttaaattttagtaataatacatcaactttttattttcataatatatatcattttagttaatagatttaattgttGTTAGAGGAAATTTTGAAACTCAAAAGTataatataaagactaaaagtgatgaaaaaaaatagaggttAAATCCGTAACTTATTTATACTACGAaactaataatagaatttatctTGATGGAGTTAATCATAATGGTTTGAGTTGGGagtaaaattgattaaattagagtatagagattaaattcaaaatttacatatagtacaaggactaaatacAGAATTTGACCCCAAACGAAAAAAAGTGCAATATTCCCATCCCTGCGACGAAGCCTATGTTATGATTTTCCCCTTTCCCAAGCAA
The window above is part of the Gossypium raimondii isolate GPD5lz chromosome 9, ASM2569854v1, whole genome shotgun sequence genome. Proteins encoded here:
- the LOC105800816 gene encoding uncharacterized protein LOC105800816, which translates into the protein MLKSILTPIFSTFPAKPRYRKLLCRAISCNFNPIQTVRQNAAPNIFTTPQLPPTSVYIHLPFCRKRCHYCDFPVVALGSNSPAQTNDNEDDPRISNYIQLLCREINASRVSFESHSPLETVFFGGGTPSLVPPRLVSSILDLLKGKFGVTSDAEISMEMDPGTFDVKKMEEFMELGVNRVSLGVQAFQEQLLKACGRAHGVDEVNEAIEIMKSCGVENWSLDLISSLPNQAPQMWEESLKLTIEAQPNHVSVYDLQVEQGTKFGTLYTPGEFPLPTDVQSADFYRMASRMLSAAGYNHYEISSYCQDGFECKHNFTYWKNKPFYGFGLGSASYVRGMRFSRPKKMGGYINFVRSLENGMVDYTGNTNINVGDLASDIVMLSLRTAAGLNLKSFRCAFGYSVVASLCEAYKPFIESGHVLCLNEQRRVVTADEFNASLNEDGIGRGLAYIRLSDPDGFLLSNELISIAFGVIAL